In a single window of the Terriglobia bacterium genome:
- a CDS encoding aldehyde dehydrogenase family protein, which translates to MGISIIEKQTFPMLIGGDWIKTPQARTIYLPYDGTPVAEVYDADAATVERAVAAAQKGAKAMAGLTQYERAELLQRMRNLLERDAEEFARLVTLETGKTIREARTEVGRAQQTLAASADAARNLHGEVVPMEGAPGGKGRWAMTVREPLGVIAAITPFNFPLNLALHKIGPALAAGNSVVHKPSENTPLSALRLAQLAIEAGVPEGAYNVVTGLGEETGRKIVSDSRIAMITFTGSPEVGREIRAAARLRRVTLEMGSNSSVILEPDCDVEMLVPRCVAGGYAIAGQVCISVQNIFVHESIAGDFTERFVAGVRALKIGHPLEESTDMASLISTAAAERVESWIKAAVTRGARLLTGGTRHGTVMEPAVITDVAPDDAVCCKEVFGPLVVLHRYRRLEEAIDAVNASEYGLQAGICTRDVGRAFDAARKLRVGGVMVNDVPAFRVDLMPYGGTKLSGVGREGPRYAVEEMTELKLICWRG; encoded by the coding sequence ATGGGAATATCAATCATTGAAAAACAGACTTTTCCGATGTTGATTGGCGGCGACTGGATCAAAACGCCGCAGGCGCGAACTATATACCTTCCCTACGATGGTACGCCCGTTGCGGAAGTTTACGACGCAGATGCCGCCACAGTCGAGCGGGCCGTTGCGGCAGCGCAGAAGGGCGCCAAAGCGATGGCCGGGCTCACCCAATACGAACGGGCGGAACTACTCCAGCGCATGAGAAACCTGTTGGAACGCGATGCGGAAGAGTTTGCGCGGCTGGTCACTCTGGAAACCGGGAAAACCATTCGCGAAGCGCGTACCGAGGTGGGCAGAGCGCAGCAGACGCTAGCGGCTTCCGCAGATGCGGCGCGCAATCTTCACGGCGAGGTGGTGCCCATGGAAGGGGCCCCGGGCGGCAAGGGCCGCTGGGCAATGACGGTGCGCGAGCCGCTAGGAGTGATCGCCGCCATTACCCCATTCAACTTTCCCCTGAATCTCGCGCTCCACAAGATCGGGCCGGCGCTCGCGGCCGGCAACAGCGTGGTCCACAAACCCTCGGAGAACACGCCGCTCAGCGCGCTGCGCCTGGCGCAGTTGGCCATCGAAGCCGGTGTGCCTGAGGGTGCATACAACGTGGTGACCGGCCTGGGAGAAGAAACGGGTCGCAAGATTGTCAGTGATTCGCGCATCGCCATGATCACTTTTACGGGCAGTCCCGAGGTGGGCCGGGAAATCCGTGCCGCAGCCAGACTCCGGCGGGTGACGCTCGAAATGGGCTCAAACTCGTCCGTGATTCTGGAGCCGGATTGCGATGTGGAAATGCTGGTGCCGCGCTGTGTCGCAGGTGGCTACGCGATCGCGGGCCAGGTCTGCATTTCCGTTCAGAACATCTTCGTACATGAGTCGATCGCCGGAGATTTTACGGAAAGATTTGTGGCCGGAGTGCGGGCGCTGAAGATCGGCCATCCGCTGGAAGAAAGCACCGACATGGCTTCCCTGATCAGCACGGCGGCCGCCGAGCGGGTGGAAAGCTGGATTAAGGCGGCGGTCACCCGGGGAGCGCGGCTGCTGACCGGAGGAACTCGCCATGGTACGGTCATGGAGCCGGCCGTGATAACAGATGTTGCGCCGGACGATGCCGTCTGCTGCAAGGAAGTGTTCGGGCCGCTGGTCGTTCTTCACCGGTATCGCAGGCTTGAAGAAGCCATTGATGCCGTCAACGCAAGCGAATATGGCCTGCAGGCGGGCATCTGCACGCGCGATGTTGGCAGGGCTTTCGATGCGGCCCGGAAGCTTCGCGTGGGCGGAGTGATGGTGAATGACGTCCCCGCCTTCCGGGTTGACCTGATGCCTTACGGCGGCACCAAGCTGAGCGGCGTAGGCCGCGAAGGCCCCCGTTACGCCGTTGAGGAAATGACCGAGTTGAAGCTGATCTGCTGGCGAGGATAA
- a CDS encoding CDP-alcohol phosphatidyltransferase family protein, whose amino-acid sequence MITRKIGDVCWYAYDAIIRSFSRIGINPNFLTSIGFTINLVAAYLFAYGYFRWAGVTIIVGGVFDLTDGPVARRTRRVTPFGGFFDSVLDRYSDLFLLTGLLVYYGRVNRFVYVVVVALAMIGSVMTSYSRARAENLIRSCKVGFLERPERMVLIIIGALFDRMAPVLWVIVFFSNMTVIHRVIHTYREAQPMGAGANGAAQDKELSRDPATPVAQP is encoded by the coding sequence ATGATTACCCGAAAAATTGGCGATGTTTGCTGGTACGCCTACGACGCCATTATACGCTCGTTCTCAAGGATTGGCATTAATCCCAATTTTCTGACATCTATCGGTTTCACTATCAATCTTGTCGCGGCGTATTTGTTTGCTTACGGATATTTCCGCTGGGCGGGCGTGACGATCATTGTGGGTGGGGTGTTTGACCTGACGGACGGTCCGGTGGCCCGCCGGACGCGCCGCGTGACGCCGTTTGGGGGCTTTTTCGACTCGGTGCTGGACCGCTATTCCGACCTCTTTCTCCTCACGGGCCTGCTGGTCTATTATGGCCGCGTGAATCGCTTTGTGTACGTCGTAGTTGTAGCCCTGGCCATGATCGGCTCGGTGATGACCAGTTATTCGAGGGCGCGGGCGGAAAACCTGATCCGGTCCTGCAAGGTGGGTTTTCTGGAACGCCCGGAGCGCATGGTGTTGATCATTATCGGAGCGCTTTTTGACCGCATGGCGCCCGTGCTGTGGGTGATCGTATTCTTTTCAAATATGACCGTGATTCATCGCGTGATCCACACCTACCGCGAGGCACAGCCTATGGGAGCCGGAGCCAACGGAGCGGCCCAGGACAAAGAGCTTTCCAGAGATCCCGCCACTCCGGTAGCCCAGCCTTGA
- a CDS encoding SDR family oxidoreductase — protein sequence MAQQSPLTDAGPTFQENEILLTGGNGFLGKVILAMLLERYPQVKHVHLLLRPGKGLSAEERFKREIMESPVMAALLATRGEKFVEERISIWPGELSQPACGLDQQALSTVTSRVKLIINCAGKVEFFPPVDESLRANVDGVENAIALARSAGARLLHVSTCFVSGEANGLIEETEPILGFYPHRKGAEDSAFDALTELAYCREQVRLITASAVSDETEKPQAPSKEAAQKLVALGKRRAEHWGWVNTYTYSKSLGEQLIAREKDLPWSIVRPAIVESALRFPFPGWIEGGRTAAPLVLMAMGGLKHWPVSRNTPLEVVPVDLVAAAVLAVGALLLKGRADKVYQLGTADVNPIKLGALVDLLRQEARKRSSRNGKARLPLRIAASRGRARFISLEQARARRQRTERRIQRAQVILDRMHSAVHRAGLPGKQSLAAWQSALRTLGLQARFREQTLDQYLPFILHNHYVFESENIRTAYQKLSQKDRMLLPWDPERIHWKKYWVHHQIEGIEKWIQPEAVKDWSFKI from the coding sequence ATGGCACAGCAATCACCATTAACGGACGCTGGACCAACGTTCCAGGAAAACGAAATCCTTCTGACAGGAGGGAACGGGTTCCTGGGCAAAGTGATCCTGGCGATGCTGCTTGAGCGTTATCCTCAGGTGAAGCACGTCCATTTGTTGCTTCGACCGGGCAAAGGCCTTTCCGCAGAAGAACGCTTCAAGAGGGAGATCATGGAATCGCCCGTCATGGCGGCGCTGCTGGCGACGCGCGGCGAGAAATTCGTCGAGGAAAGGATCAGCATCTGGCCCGGAGAACTCAGCCAGCCCGCCTGCGGGCTCGACCAGCAGGCCCTCAGCACGGTTACGTCCCGGGTGAAGCTCATCATCAATTGCGCCGGAAAGGTGGAGTTTTTTCCGCCGGTCGATGAATCACTGCGGGCAAACGTGGACGGCGTGGAGAACGCCATAGCACTGGCCAGGAGCGCTGGCGCGCGGCTCCTGCACGTTTCCACCTGCTTTGTTTCTGGCGAAGCCAATGGCCTGATCGAAGAAACCGAGCCCATCCTCGGTTTCTACCCTCATCGCAAGGGCGCCGAAGATAGTGCCTTCGACGCGCTCACCGAACTCGCCTATTGCCGTGAGCAGGTCCGGTTGATCACTGCATCCGCGGTCTCCGACGAAACGGAGAAACCGCAGGCGCCCTCAAAAGAGGCGGCGCAGAAGCTGGTGGCCCTGGGCAAGCGGCGCGCTGAACATTGGGGCTGGGTCAACACCTACACCTACTCGAAGAGCCTGGGCGAACAACTGATCGCTCGCGAGAAAGACCTGCCATGGTCCATCGTGCGGCCGGCCATCGTGGAAAGCGCCTTGCGGTTTCCTTTCCCCGGCTGGATCGAAGGCGGAAGGACCGCCGCCCCGCTGGTGCTGATGGCCATGGGCGGGCTTAAACACTGGCCCGTGAGCCGCAACACTCCGCTGGAAGTAGTTCCCGTAGACCTGGTGGCGGCGGCAGTCCTGGCTGTGGGCGCGCTGCTGCTGAAAGGTCGCGCGGACAAGGTTTATCAACTAGGCACTGCGGATGTAAATCCCATCAAGCTGGGAGCTCTGGTGGACCTGCTGCGGCAGGAAGCGCGAAAAAGGTCCAGCCGGAACGGCAAGGCAAGGCTGCCGCTGCGCATCGCTGCTTCGCGCGGACGAGCGCGGTTTATTTCCCTTGAACAGGCTCGGGCGCGCCGGCAAAGGACCGAGAGGCGCATCCAGCGGGCGCAAGTTATACTCGACCGCATGCACAGCGCTGTACACAGGGCCGGGTTGCCGGGGAAGCAGTCCCTCGCCGCCTGGCAGAGCGCCCTGCGCACCCTGGGTTTGCAGGCGCGGTTCCGCGAGCAGACCCTTGACCAGTATCTGCCGTTCATCCTTCACAATCACTACGTCTTCGAATCGGAAAACATCCGGACCGCCTACCAGAAACTTTCGCAGAAAGACAGAATGCTTCTGCCGTGGGACCCGGAGCGGATTCACTGGAAAAAATACTGGGTCCACCATCAGATCGAAGGGATCGAAAAATGGATCCAGCCCGAGGCCGTAAAGGACTGGTCATTTAAAATTTAG